In Pseudobacter ginsenosidimutans, the following are encoded in one genomic region:
- a CDS encoding cellulase family glycosylhydrolase, with product MKKFTLFFYGCVMLLLAGFHNAKAQTPVQQNGQLQVIGLKLCNQYGNPIQLRGMSTHGLQWYGLGDCITDASLDALANDWEADILRISLYVQEGGYDTDPAGFTQMVSTIIDKVTARGMYALVDWHQLTPGDPNANLAKAKTFFTAIANAHKNKNNILYDICNEPNNVSWSAIRNYANELIPVIRAIDVDAPILIGTHGWASFGVSSGGSAQDILNNPVNHSNIMYTFHFYAASHGTSYLNELSWAADRMPVFVTEFGTQEASGDGGNNFIRSQQYLDLMRTKKISWCNWNYSDDSRSGAVWTSGTCSNGPWTVARLKPAGAWVRERIKSPADDFPGGSNPNPPCLPVAASGDDGNVPANVLDNDLNTRWSASGDGQWISFCLGDTVGVSGVQIAFYNGNVRASLFDVQYSLDGSSWLNASVGRQSSGAGTALETFNFTPVQAKWIRILGHGNTVNAWNSYTEVKVQQQQGNIAPTVSITSPANNASFTAPASVVINANAADADGTVTKVEFFNGATKLGEASSSPYSYTWNNVSAGNYLLTAKATDNSNATTTSAAVNISVAAPPSCSPVTASADDGNVPANVLDNDLNTRWSASGDGQWIQFCLGTDPVSVTGVQIAFYNGNVRASTFDVLVGNDGNTWTTAASDRVSSGTSTALETFSFTPLSGKYVRIVGHGNSVNLWNSYTEVKIQTGSGSGGSFTLIPEADAYVRDGTNAAITHGTTDPTLLITKLSPSGQLNNARESYLRFDLSSVNGNVSSATLRVYGKIDLTTVPSVPIGVYAVASTTWSESALTWDNKPVSGAGLDTNTVTNSAYAYITFDVTGYVQSELAASRNKVSFAMKSLTAHDPRVFWNSKEFGSNPPQLVVQTSTGQQAVADRPLTVELDAPAAERLRFAVFPNPFRGNSTITFHLDKASQTNLTVYDITGRRVAVLVNKVLSAGSHKVMFSPEANAHGVYILRMDIDGKTFTKKLVKE from the coding sequence ATGAAAAAGTTTACACTGTTTTTCTATGGTTGCGTTATGCTGCTCCTGGCAGGCTTCCATAACGCAAAGGCGCAAACGCCCGTGCAACAGAATGGACAATTACAGGTGATCGGGTTGAAACTTTGTAACCAGTATGGCAATCCCATTCAGTTGCGTGGTATGAGCACGCATGGTCTGCAATGGTACGGGCTAGGCGATTGTATCACCGATGCATCGCTGGATGCGCTGGCCAATGATTGGGAGGCGGATATCCTCCGTATCTCGCTCTATGTACAGGAAGGCGGCTATGATACCGATCCTGCCGGCTTTACACAGATGGTGAGCACCATCATCGATAAGGTGACGGCCCGTGGCATGTATGCACTGGTAGACTGGCACCAGCTTACACCCGGTGACCCCAATGCCAATCTTGCCAAGGCAAAGACTTTCTTCACTGCCATTGCCAATGCACATAAGAACAAGAACAATATCCTGTATGATATCTGTAACGAGCCCAATAACGTGAGCTGGTCTGCTATCAGGAATTATGCCAATGAACTGATCCCTGTGATCCGCGCCATCGATGTAGATGCGCCCATCCTGATCGGTACTCATGGCTGGGCTTCTTTTGGTGTTTCATCCGGCGGCTCGGCGCAGGACATCCTCAATAATCCGGTGAACCATTCCAATATCATGTACACCTTTCACTTTTATGCAGCCAGTCATGGCACCAGTTACCTGAATGAATTGAGCTGGGCTGCAGACAGGATGCCGGTATTTGTAACGGAGTTCGGAACACAGGAAGCATCGGGTGATGGCGGAAACAATTTTATCAGGAGTCAGCAGTATCTCGATCTGATGCGGACAAAAAAGATCAGCTGGTGTAACTGGAATTATTCTGATGATAGCCGCAGCGGAGCGGTGTGGACTTCCGGCACCTGCTCGAATGGGCCGTGGACAGTTGCCCGCCTCAAACCTGCCGGCGCCTGGGTTCGCGAGCGTATCAAATCTCCGGCCGATGATTTCCCGGGTGGCAGTAATCCCAATCCCCCTTGTCTGCCTGTAGCTGCCAGTGGCGATGACGGCAATGTGCCGGCCAATGTGCTGGACAATGATCTGAATACAAGATGGTCTGCCAGTGGCGATGGTCAGTGGATCTCCTTCTGCCTGGGCGACACAGTGGGCGTGTCTGGTGTGCAGATCGCATTCTATAACGGTAACGTACGTGCGTCGTTATTCGATGTACAATACAGTCTCGATGGCAGCAGCTGGCTCAATGCCTCCGTTGGAAGACAAAGCAGTGGCGCCGGCACTGCACTGGAAACATTCAACTTTACTCCTGTGCAGGCAAAATGGATACGCATCCTGGGGCATGGCAATACCGTGAATGCCTGGAACAGCTACACGGAAGTGAAAGTGCAGCAACAACAGGGGAATATTGCTCCAACAGTGAGTATTACCTCGCCCGCCAATAATGCCAGCTTTACTGCGCCGGCATCGGTTGTGATCAATGCAAATGCTGCTGATGCAGATGGTACTGTTACCAAAGTGGAATTTTTCAATGGAGCTACTAAGCTGGGCGAAGCCAGTTCATCTCCCTATTCATATACATGGAATAATGTATCAGCAGGAAATTATCTGCTCACAGCAAAAGCAACTGATAACAGTAATGCCACCACTACTTCTGCAGCCGTGAATATCAGTGTGGCTGCGCCTCCATCCTGTTCGCCGGTTACGGCCAGTGCCGATGATGGTAATGTGCCTGCCAATGTGCTGGACAATGATCTCAATACACGCTGGTCTGCCAGTGGTGATGGACAATGGATCCAGTTCTGTCTGGGTACTGATCCTGTTTCAGTAACAGGCGTGCAGATCGCCTTCTACAATGGCAATGTTCGTGCTTCCACTTTTGATGTGCTGGTGGGTAATGATGGAAATACCTGGACTACCGCTGCCTCCGACCGTGTAAGCAGTGGAACCAGCACGGCGCTGGAAACATTCAGCTTTACACCTTTGAGTGGCAAATACGTTCGAATTGTTGGTCATGGTAACAGCGTGAATCTCTGGAACAGTTATACCGAAGTGAAGATACAGACAGGTTCAGGCAGTGGTGGTTCATTCACACTCATACCTGAAGCAGATGCTTACGTACGGGATGGCACAAACGCAGCCATCACGCATGGTACAACCGATCCAACATTACTGATCACGAAACTCTCACCTTCAGGGCAGCTCAACAATGCAAGGGAATCTTATCTGCGTTTCGATCTTTCTTCCGTTAATGGAAATGTCAGCTCGGCCACACTTCGTGTATATGGAAAGATCGATCTCACTACTGTGCCCAGTGTGCCCATTGGCGTGTATGCCGTGGCCAGCACAACCTGGAGTGAATCCGCGCTCACCTGGGACAATAAGCCGGTTTCTGGTGCAGGGCTGGATACAAATACGGTTACCAATTCAGCCTATGCGTATATTACGTTTGATGTTACCGGTTATGTGCAGAGCGAACTGGCTGCGTCTCGCAATAAAGTCAGCTTTGCGATGAAAAGCCTTACAGCTCACGATCCCCGCGTGTTCTGGAATTCCAAAGAGTTCGGCAGTAATCCGCCGCAACTGGTAGTGCAAACGAGCACCGGCCAGCAGGCAGTGGCGGATCGTCCGCTTACTGTTGAACTGGATGCGCCGGCAGCAGAGCGCTTGAGATTTGCTGTATTCCCGAATCCGTTCCGCGGCAACAGCACTATCACATTCCATCTCGATAAAGCCTCGCAAACCAATCTGACGGTGTACGATATCACCGGAAGGAGGGTAGCGGTGCTGGTGAACAAAGTATTGAGTGCAGGTAGTCACAAAGTAATGTTCAGTCCGGAAGCGAATGCACATGGCGTGTATATCCTTCGCATGGATATAGATGGAAAGACCTTTACGAAGAAGCTGGTAAAAGAATAA
- a CDS encoding CBM96 family carbohydrate-binding protein, which yields MKKTSARSLFSKKLQFRKMILLLLCITVMLGANAATITVSSLSALQTAINNASPGDVIILSNGVYTTTADITISKQGTASQPITIQAQSILGAEIKGSFGFAVNSPAQYVIIKGFKFTHAASQATMASGTSFIRWTQNLFQNTGDGDYLLLNGNDHQVDYNTFQNKTGLGKFIIVRGTGSQIAQRLWVHHNYFSNQPQQSGNGNETIQFGLSGYSMSSTNSIFEYNLFENCAGENELLSVKASRLVIRFNTVRDCPAQLTLRHGNFCEVYGNYFINTPGLRIFGDDHKIYSNHYESCSVAINIGNGDGEVADGDALTVHDRPDRCFIVYNTLVNNTANYRMDGRTNGLGATNTTFANNIIQGGGAAATIGGPNTGAVWSNNIIYQTSGAGAMPSGSYTTVNPLLARDATGTFHLQSGSPAINAGTGSYSWANKDMDGQSRTGSFDIGADEVSAATVTAQILSPSMVGPNAGTPPVGGCDPVSASGDDGNVAGNVLDNDLNTRWSASGDGQWIQFCLGDTVAVSAVKIAFYNGNVRASLFDLQVSNNGSSWTNVATGLQSSGTSTALETFSFTQVQTKYVRILGHGNTVNAWNSYTEVVIVQQTNNAPTVSISSPANNAGFTAPATVGITAVAADSDGTISKVEFFNGATKLGEALSSPYTFNWSNVAAGNYVLTAKATDNGNASTTSAAVNISVAAAPACAPVSASADDGNIPANVLDNDLNTRWSATGDGQWIQFCLNDTVSVTGVQIAFFSGDVRTSTFDVLVGNNGSTWTTAASGRVSSGTSTALETFSFTPVTGKYVRIVGHGNSVNAWNSYTEVKIQTGNGGAQTFTLAPEADAYVRDGTNGDITHGTTDGSLLITKLSPAGQLNNARESYLRFDLTSVSGTVSSATLRVYGKIDLTTVPSVPIGVYAVSNTTWNESTLTWNNKPASGTGLDTNTVTNTAYAYITFDVTSYVQSELAASRIKLSFAMKSLTAHDPRVFWNSKEAGSNPPQLVVQTAESLVTNAAPISLQAEHKPELRSSIFAYPNPFRASSKITFRVQQSGNTELTVFDIQGRRVAVLVNGYLSAGEHRTQFTPPAGAKGIYLLRLVNGGKAVTHRIVQE from the coding sequence ATGAAAAAAACATCAGCCCGGTCTTTATTCAGTAAAAAGCTACAGTTCAGAAAGATGATACTGTTGCTGCTATGCATCACCGTTATGCTGGGTGCAAATGCCGCCACCATTACAGTGTCTTCTCTGAGTGCGCTTCAAACAGCTATCAACAATGCCAGTCCCGGTGATGTGATCATTCTCAGTAATGGTGTGTACACTACTACTGCGGATATCACCATCAGCAAGCAGGGAACGGCATCACAGCCCATCACCATCCAGGCCCAATCCATATTGGGTGCGGAGATCAAGGGCTCCTTCGGCTTTGCAGTGAACAGTCCTGCCCAGTATGTGATCATCAAAGGATTCAAATTCACACATGCTGCATCACAGGCCACCATGGCCAGCGGAACCAGTTTCATCCGCTGGACGCAAAACCTTTTCCAGAACACCGGCGATGGTGATTATCTCCTGCTCAATGGTAACGATCACCAGGTTGATTACAATACTTTCCAGAACAAGACAGGCCTGGGGAAATTCATCATTGTGAGAGGAACGGGCAGCCAGATCGCGCAACGCCTCTGGGTGCATCATAATTATTTCTCCAATCAGCCTCAGCAGTCGGGCAACGGAAATGAAACCATTCAATTCGGATTGAGTGGCTACAGCATGAGCAGCACCAACAGTATATTCGAATACAATCTATTCGAGAATTGCGCCGGCGAGAATGAGCTGCTTTCAGTGAAAGCTTCAAGGCTGGTGATCCGCTTCAATACCGTGCGGGATTGCCCGGCACAGCTTACGCTGCGTCATGGCAATTTCTGTGAAGTGTATGGCAACTATTTTATCAATACACCAGGTCTCCGCATTTTTGGCGATGACCATAAGATCTACAGCAATCACTATGAAAGCTGCAGTGTGGCTATCAATATAGGAAACGGCGATGGTGAAGTGGCGGATGGCGATGCATTAACGGTGCATGACAGACCTGATCGTTGTTTCATTGTGTACAATACACTTGTGAACAACACTGCCAATTACAGGATGGACGGAAGAACCAATGGATTGGGCGCTACCAATACAACATTCGCCAACAATATCATCCAGGGCGGAGGCGCTGCGGCCACCATCGGCGGGCCGAATACCGGTGCAGTGTGGAGTAATAATATTATCTACCAGACCAGTGGGGCAGGGGCGATGCCATCCGGTAGTTACACTACCGTGAATCCTTTGCTGGCCCGCGACGCCACGGGCACTTTCCATTTGCAAAGCGGAAGTCCTGCTATCAATGCAGGTACAGGATCTTATTCCTGGGCCAATAAGGATATGGATGGACAATCAAGAACAGGCAGTTTCGATATAGGCGCAGATGAAGTGTCTGCTGCCACTGTAACGGCGCAGATCTTATCGCCATCGATGGTGGGGCCGAATGCCGGTACGCCTCCTGTTGGTGGATGCGATCCGGTTTCTGCAAGTGGTGATGATGGTAATGTGGCAGGCAATGTACTGGACAATGATCTGAACACCCGCTGGTCTGCCAGCGGCGATGGCCAGTGGATCCAGTTCTGCCTGGGGGATACAGTTGCCGTTTCTGCTGTGAAGATCGCGTTCTACAATGGTAATGTACGTGCTTCCCTTTTCGATCTTCAGGTGAGCAATAACGGTAGCAGCTGGACCAATGTGGCTACCGGGCTTCAAAGCAGCGGTACTTCCACTGCGCTGGAAACATTTTCTTTCACTCAGGTACAAACGAAATACGTTCGCATACTCGGTCATGGTAATACTGTGAATGCCTGGAACAGTTATACCGAAGTGGTGATTGTTCAGCAAACCAATAATGCACCAACGGTGAGCATCAGCTCACCGGCCAATAATGCAGGCTTTACGGCGCCTGCAACTGTTGGGATCACTGCTGTTGCTGCGGACAGTGACGGCACCATCTCCAAAGTTGAATTCTTCAACGGTGCTACCAAACTGGGAGAAGCGCTCTCATCCCCCTATACATTCAACTGGAGCAATGTTGCTGCAGGAAATTATGTGCTTACTGCAAAAGCAACGGATAATGGAAATGCCAGCACCACCAGCGCTGCGGTGAATATCAGCGTGGCTGCGGCTCCGGCCTGCGCGCCGGTTTCCGCCAGCGCGGATGATGGCAATATCCCTGCCAATGTACTGGATAATGATCTGAACACCCGCTGGTCCGCCACTGGCGATGGTCAGTGGATCCAGTTCTGCCTGAATGATACGGTATCTGTTACAGGAGTACAGATCGCGTTCTTCAGTGGCGATGTTCGCACTTCCACTTTTGATGTGCTGGTAGGGAATAATGGATCAACCTGGACAACCGCTGCATCAGGTCGTGTCAGCAGCGGCACTTCAACGGCACTGGAAACATTCAGCTTCACTCCTGTAACAGGGAAGTATGTACGAATTGTGGGGCATGGTAACAGTGTGAATGCCTGGAACAGTTATACCGAAGTGAAAATACAAACAGGTAACGGCGGTGCACAAACGTTTACGCTTGCACCTGAAGCGGATGCTTATGTGCGCGATGGCACCAATGGCGATATCACCCATGGTACTACTGACGGCTCATTGCTGATCACAAAGCTGTCTCCGGCCGGTCAACTCAACAATGCCCGCGAATCATATCTCCGTTTTGACCTTACATCAGTGAGCGGCACTGTTTCATCAGCCACCCTGCGTGTGTACGGTAAGATCGATCTCACCACTGTTCCATCTGTGCCAATTGGTGTGTACGCTGTATCCAATACCACCTGGAATGAATCCACGCTTACCTGGAACAATAAACCCGCTTCAGGTACAGGGCTTGACACCAATACTGTTACCAATACAGCCTATGCATATATCACATTCGATGTAACCAGTTACGTGCAGAGTGAGCTGGCGGCATCGCGCATCAAACTCAGCTTTGCGATGAAAAGCCTTACGGCCCACGATCCGCGCGTGTTCTGGAATTCAAAGGAAGCTGGATCCAATCCACCTCAACTGGTGGTGCAAACAGCAGAAAGCCTGGTAACCAATGCTGCGCCAATATCATTGCAGGCAGAGCATAAACCGGAACTGCGTTCATCCATCTTCGCATATCCCAACCCGTTCCGCGCCAGCAGTAAGATCACATTCCGTGTGCAGCAATCGGGAAATACGGAACTCACGGTGTTCGATATCCAGGGAAGAAGGGTGGCTGTGCTGGTGAATGGTTATTTGTCGGCAGGTGAGCACAGAACACAATTCACACCTCCGGCAGGCGCCAAAGGTATTTACCTGTTACGGCTGGTGAATGGCGGTAAAGCTGTCACCCATCGCATCGTTCAGGAATAA
- a CDS encoding CBM96 family carbohydrate-binding protein yields the protein MKEQNQPKTWRLLMLCCLVFLMLFRHAQAQTLPSNFTRVQVATGLTSPTAMAFTPDNRILVCQKGGQLRVIKNGSLLSTPAISLSVNTSGERGLIGVAVDPNFATNNYIYLHYTHTSGPHNRVSRFTLGSNDLATGETALLDLPTLSGIYHNGGGLAFGLDGKLFVAVGENQVGSNSQNLDNYLGKILRINTDGSVPAGNPFTGNAARSRIWAYGLRNPFTIAVDPVSGRLLVNDVGNATWEEINDATSGGQNFGWPTKEGMCTSGCSGFVNPLYVYATNRTDPPPNGQGCAINGGTFFNGAISNYPSTYNGKYFFLDYCGAWIDYITPSGGASRTGFASGLSADNAGIKQGPDGNLYYLRIGNNTLYKIVYAGGTSAPIITTQPANTVAPAGGNASFSVTATGNPAPTYQWRKGTTNISGATSATYTISNVQAGNAGTYNVVVTNSVGSVTSNNATLTVSQPPTATITSPANGTQFRSGDQINFSGTGSDPEDGAIPVAKYKWWIAFHHATHTHPGPQVPNGVAAASFVADLAGHNETNIWYRIYLSVEDSQGVIDTAYVEVFPITSNLTLATNPAGLQVTLDAVPFTAPYTTEAVSGMARSISAVSPQTLNGVTYVYDHWSQGGNASQTVTLGDNDVTLTAHYRVAPAPTNLTPTHDAYVRDGTNAAITHGTTDPTLLITKVSPAGQVNNARETYLMFDAASITGNIDNVTLKVYGKVDGTAVPSVLTGVYSVANTTWTESAITWNNKPATGTTELATAAVGNTNYSYINFDVTSYVKSEIAAGRTKVAFALKSLVAHDPRVFWNSKEFGSNAPQLSFITQGGNSSPTVSITSPASGASFTAPASITINATANDADGNVTLVEFFNGTTKLGEDNTAPYTFTWNNVPQGAYSLTAKATDDSSATTTSPVVSITVGAAPPCDPVTASGDDGNVAANVLDNDLNTRWSASGDGQWIQFCLGNIVPVSGVRIAFYNGNVRASLFDIQVSNNGSSWTNVATGLQSSGTSTALETFSFATVQTKYLRILGHGNTVNAWNSYTEVQIVQQQSNLPPTVSITSPVNNASFTAPASVTITANAADSDGTVSKVEFFNGATKLGEATAVPYTYTWNNVAAGNYVLTAKATDNGTASTTSSPINISVAAAPSCTPVTASSDDGNVPANVLDNDFNTRWSASGDGQWIQFCLETPASVTGVQIAFHSGNVRTSTFDVLVGNDGSNWTTAASGRVSSGTSTALETFTFTPVSGKYVRIVGHGNSVNLWNSYTEVRIQTGSGSGGTFTLTPEADAYVRDGTNAAITHGTTDPTLLITKLSPSGQLNNARESYLRFDLSTVSGNVNSATLRVYGKLDLTTVPSVPVTVYAVANTTWSESALTWNNKPATGAALDTSTVTNAAYGYITWDVTSYVQSELGASRSKVSLALKSLTAHDPRVFWNSKEFGSNPPRLVVQTNTGQQSLVNRPLTVEMDKPAVAKLKLAALPNPFRGNSTITFHLEKASQTNVTVFDITGRRVAVLVNNRLSAGNHRVIFNSGANTAGIYIVHVTIDGKVTTKKLLRE from the coding sequence ATGAAAGAACAGAACCAACCAAAAACCTGGCGGCTGCTGATGCTTTGCTGCCTTGTATTCCTGATGTTGTTCCGGCACGCGCAGGCACAAACATTACCTTCCAACTTCACGCGCGTGCAGGTGGCCACAGGGCTTACCAGTCCAACTGCCATGGCATTCACACCGGATAATCGAATTCTTGTTTGTCAGAAAGGAGGACAGCTTCGGGTGATCAAGAACGGTAGCCTGCTGAGTACTCCGGCCATTTCACTCTCCGTGAATACCAGTGGCGAACGCGGCCTGATTGGTGTGGCCGTGGATCCCAATTTCGCTACCAACAATTATATCTATCTCCATTACACCCACACTTCTGGTCCACATAACAGGGTAAGCCGTTTCACGCTTGGTTCCAATGATCTCGCCACCGGCGAAACAGCCCTCCTTGATCTGCCAACGCTCAGCGGTATCTATCATAACGGGGGCGGACTTGCCTTCGGACTGGATGGAAAACTGTTTGTGGCAGTAGGAGAGAACCAGGTGGGATCGAATTCCCAGAACCTGGACAATTACCTCGGCAAGATCCTGCGCATCAATACAGACGGATCTGTGCCGGCTGGCAATCCATTCACCGGAAACGCAGCCCGGAGCCGCATCTGGGCATATGGTCTCCGTAATCCTTTCACCATTGCTGTAGATCCCGTGAGCGGAAGATTACTGGTGAACGATGTAGGTAATGCTACCTGGGAAGAGATCAACGATGCTACTTCAGGTGGACAGAATTTCGGATGGCCCACCAAAGAAGGCATGTGTACCAGCGGCTGTTCCGGCTTTGTGAATCCGCTGTATGTATATGCCACCAACCGGACCGATCCGCCACCTAACGGTCAGGGTTGTGCGATCAATGGCGGCACTTTCTTCAATGGCGCTATCAGTAATTATCCTTCCACCTATAACGGGAAATATTTTTTCCTGGATTATTGCGGCGCCTGGATCGATTATATCACACCTTCCGGCGGCGCCAGCAGAACGGGTTTTGCTTCAGGTTTGAGTGCAGACAATGCAGGTATCAAACAAGGGCCTGATGGTAACCTGTACTACCTGCGCATCGGCAATAATACATTGTACAAGATCGTATATGCCGGTGGAACCTCTGCACCGATTATCACTACACAGCCTGCCAATACAGTAGCGCCCGCAGGTGGCAATGCCAGTTTCTCTGTAACAGCCACCGGTAACCCGGCGCCCACTTATCAATGGCGCAAAGGCACTACCAATATTTCAGGTGCTACCAGCGCCACCTATACCATCAGCAATGTACAGGCCGGCAATGCCGGTACTTACAATGTTGTTGTAACCAATAGTGTGGGCAGTGTTACCAGTAACAATGCCACGCTCACGGTGAGTCAGCCACCCACCGCTACTATCACCAGTCCGGCAAACGGTACGCAGTTCAGGTCCGGTGACCAGATCAATTTCTCCGGTACGGGATCGGATCCGGAAGATGGCGCTATCCCGGTTGCGAAATACAAATGGTGGATAGCCTTCCACCATGCAACGCATACGCATCCTGGTCCACAAGTGCCCAATGGTGTGGCTGCTGCTTCCTTTGTGGCAGACCTTGCGGGTCATAATGAAACAAATATCTGGTATCGTATATACCTCTCCGTTGAGGATTCGCAGGGAGTGATCGATACGGCATATGTGGAAGTATTCCCCATTACTTCCAATCTTACACTGGCCACCAATCCGGCAGGCTTGCAGGTAACGCTGGATGCAGTACCATTCACAGCTCCCTACACAACAGAAGCTGTATCAGGAATGGCCAGGAGTATTTCAGCCGTTTCTCCGCAAACCCTGAATGGGGTCACTTATGTATATGATCACTGGAGCCAGGGTGGCAATGCATCGCAGACTGTAACGCTGGGTGATAACGATGTTACTTTAACGGCGCATTATCGCGTAGCGCCTGCACCTACCAATCTAACGCCCACGCATGATGCTTATGTAAGGGATGGAACCAATGCCGCCATTACACATGGCACCACGGATCCAACTTTGCTGATCACCAAAGTATCGCCGGCTGGTCAGGTGAATAATGCGCGCGAGACTTATCTTATGTTCGATGCTGCCAGCATTACGGGCAATATCGATAATGTTACACTCAAAGTTTATGGAAAAGTGGACGGCACAGCAGTTCCTTCAGTACTTACCGGAGTGTACTCCGTTGCCAATACTACCTGGACTGAAAGCGCCATCACCTGGAACAATAAACCCGCAACCGGTACAACAGAACTGGCTACAGCGGCGGTAGGCAATACAAACTACTCCTATATCAATTTCGATGTTACCAGTTATGTGAAGAGCGAGATCGCAGCAGGCAGAACCAAAGTGGCATTCGCCCTGAAGAGCCTTGTGGCTCACGATCCGCGCGTATTCTGGAATTCAAAAGAGTTCGGCAGCAATGCGCCGCAATTGAGTTTCATCACGCAGGGCGGTAACAGCAGTCCAACAGTGAGCATCACATCACCCGCCAGCGGAGCCAGTTTCACGGCGCCGGCCAGCATCACTATCAATGCTACTGCCAATGATGCCGATGGTAATGTGACCCTCGTGGAGTTCTTCAATGGCACTACCAAACTGGGAGAAGATAATACGGCTCCTTATACCTTCACCTGGAACAATGTGCCGCAGGGCGCTTACAGTCTCACGGCAAAAGCAACGGACGACAGCAGCGCTACTACCACCTCTCCTGTTGTAAGCATTACTGTAGGAGCTGCGCCTCCCTGCGATCCGGTAACAGCCAGCGGAGATGATGGCAATGTGGCTGCCAATGTACTGGACAATGACCTCAACACACGCTGGTCAGCCAGTGGAGATGGTCAATGGATCCAGTTCTGCCTGGGCAATATTGTGCCTGTATCAGGCGTACGCATCGCATTCTACAATGGCAATGTACGTGCTTCCCTTTTCGATATTCAGGTGAGCAATAACGGTAGTAGCTGGACAAATGTAGCAACAGGACTGCAAAGCAGCGGCACCAGCACAGCGCTGGAGACATTCAGCTTTGCAACTGTTCAAACGAAATATCTTCGCATCCTCGGTCATGGTAATACCGTGAACGCATGGAACAGTTATACGGAAGTGCAGATCGTGCAACAACAGAGCAATCTGCCTCCGACTGTAAGCATCACTTCTCCGGTCAACAATGCCAGCTTCACCGCGCCGGCTTCAGTTACTATCACAGCCAATGCGGCCGATAGCGATGGCACTGTTTCCAAAGTTGAATTCTTCAACGGCGCCACCAAACTGGGTGAAGCCACTGCGGTTCCCTATACTTATACCTGGAACAATGTAGCTGCCGGAAATTATGTGCTCACTGCAAAAGCAACGGATAACGGTACTGCCAGCACCACCAGTTCTCCAATTAATATCAGTGTGGCGGCAGCGCCTTCCTGCACGCCGGTTACAGCAAGTTCAGATGATGGCAATGTACCTGCAAATGTGCTGGACAATGATTTCAATACACGCTGGTCTGCCAGTGGTGACGGGCAATGGATCCAATTCTGTCTTGAAACTCCCGCTTCCGTTACCGGTGTGCAGATCGCATTCCATAGCGGTAATGTGCGCACCTCTACATTCGATGTGCTGGTGGGCAATGATGGCAGTAACTGGACCACCGCTGCCTCCGGCCGCGTAAGCAGCGGAACCAGCACTGCGCTGGAAACATTCACCTTCACACCGGTGAGTGGTAAATACGTTCGTATTGTTGGGCACGGTAACAGTGTGAATCTCTGGAACAGTTATACCGAAGTGAGGATCCAGACAGGATCCGGTTCCGGCGGCACTTTCACCCTGACCCCTGAAGCCGATGCCTACGTACGGGATGGCACAAACGCTGCTATCACCCATGGCACTACCGATCCAACATTGCTGATCACCAAACTATCGCCGTCAGGGCAGCTCAACAATGCACGTGAATCTTACCTGCGTTTCGATCTGTCCACCGTAAGTGGAAATGTGAACTCGGCTACACTTCGTGTTTATGGAAAACTGGACCTCACTACGGTGCCCAGTGTGCCTGTAACAGTGTATGCAGTAGCCAATACAACCTGGAGTGAATCTGCGCTTACCTGGAACAATAAACCTGCTACCGGTGCTGCGCTGGATACCAGCACAGTCACCAATGCAGCTTATGGCTATATCACCTGGGATGTAACCAGCTATGTGCAAAGCGAACTGGGTGCATCGCGCAGCAAGGTCAGCTTAGCGCTGAAGAGCCTGACTGCCCACGATCCGCGCGTGTTCTGGAATTCCAAAGAGTTTGGCAGCAACCCGCCGCGGTTGGTGGTGCAAACCAATACAGGTCAGCAAAGCCTGGTGAACCGTCCGCTTACCGTTGAAATGGATAAACCGGCAGTAGCTAAACTCAAGCTGGCTGCATTGCCCAATCCGTTCCGCGGCAACAGCACCATCACCTTCCACCTGGAAAAAGCATCACAGACCAATGTGACTGTGTTCGACATTACAGGAAGGAGAGTGGCTGTGCTGGTGAACAACAGGCTGAGTGCCGGAAATCACAGGGTGATCTTCAATTCAGGCGCCAATACAGCAGGAATATATATCGTACATGTGACTATCGATGGAAAAGTCACAACAAAGAAGCTGCTCAGAGAATAA